One genomic segment of Pseudomonas sp. p1(2021b) includes these proteins:
- a CDS encoding class II aldolase/adducin family protein, with protein sequence MTPTERTLRQELAACYRLIAHFRMTDLIFTHISVRLPGPEHHFLINPYGLLFDEITASKLVKIDLQGNPVEPSPYAVNPAGFVIHGAIHGAREDAQCVLHTHTRAGCAVAALECGLLPLNQIAMEFYGRVGYHAYEGIALDLDEQQRLVADLGHHTVMILRNHGLLTVGSTVAEAFLRMYYLEKACEIQLAALQAGQVIVPPHAVCAHTERQFNEPARPLKAGELADPDGNTLAWQALLRLLERVAPDYRD encoded by the coding sequence ATGACCCCCACCGAACGGACCCTGCGCCAGGAACTGGCGGCCTGCTACCGGCTGATCGCGCATTTTCGCATGACCGACCTGATCTTCACCCATATCTCCGTACGCCTGCCTGGCCCGGAGCATCACTTCCTGATCAACCCCTACGGCTTGCTGTTCGACGAGATCACTGCCTCGAAGCTGGTGAAGATCGACCTGCAGGGCAACCCGGTCGAGCCTTCGCCCTACGCGGTCAACCCGGCCGGTTTCGTCATTCATGGCGCGATCCATGGCGCCCGCGAGGACGCCCAATGCGTGTTGCACACCCATACCCGCGCCGGCTGCGCGGTCGCTGCGCTCGAGTGCGGGCTGCTGCCGCTCAACCAGATCGCCATGGAGTTCTATGGCCGGGTCGGCTATCACGCCTACGAAGGGATCGCGCTGGACCTGGACGAGCAGCAGCGGCTGGTGGCGGACCTGGGGCACCACACGGTGATGATCCTGCGCAACCACGGCCTGCTGACCGTCGGCAGCACCGTGGCCGAAGCGTTCTTGCGCATGTACTACCTGGAGAAGGCCTGCGAGATTCAACTGGCAGCGCTGCAGGCCGGGCAAGTGATCGTGCCGCCGCATGCGGTGTGCGCGCACACCGAGCGGCAGTTCAACGAACCGGCGCGGCCATTGAAAGCCGGGGAACTGGCGGATCCGGATGGAAATACCCTGGCATGGCAGG